In Nitrospirota bacterium, the following proteins share a genomic window:
- a CDS encoding CBS domain-containing protein produces the protein MVKVKQIMTKNPVKVDAQKTVREAVNIMTEKKLGSLLVCKGNEIVGILEESDIIRNVLEKDLNPYIVKVEAVMSVPFVIDEEKTDNEASDMMFQRKVRHLAVSVDSKIGGIVSMQDLIRPVYTGRSFWT, from the coding sequence ATGGTAAAAGTTAAACAAATTATGACGAAAAACCCCGTGAAAGTAGATGCGCAAAAAACCGTACGTGAAGCGGTCAATATTATGACCGAAAAGAAACTTGGAAGTTTATTAGTTTGCAAGGGAAATGAAATCGTCGGTATTTTGGAAGAATCTGACATTATCCGGAATGTTCTGGAAAAAGATTTAAATCCCTATATCGTTAAGGTGGAAGCGGTCATGTCGGTTCCCTTTGTGATCGATGAGGAAAAAACCGATAACGAAGCCAGCGATATGATGTTTCAGCGCAAGGTTCGCCACCTCGCGGTTTCGGTTGATTCTAAAATCGGCGGAATCGTTTCGATGCAGGATTTGATCAGACCTGTCTATACCGGCCGCTCGTTTTGGACCTAA
- a CDS encoding HD domain-containing protein, with protein MTWKQAYEGVAMFADPIHEYIPFTTPTSAHPEEMTEKDLIDTPWVQRLRYVYQLQSARWVYPSAEHTRFPHSIGAMHIASRFAKRLYPSLKAVIKNPPSAEYIEAVLRIAALLHDSGHGPFCHFFDHNFLEQFNLTHEDISQKIITDELGPMIKKIKRSPSGPFRAGEKLVPEQIAFLIKKDYQKDKKNFPQWLTFLQPLLGGIYTADNLDYVLRDAYMCGVAIGPVDLDRLIYYTFFTDKGLTLHRSGFPALSMFLNSRLYMYSNVYYHRTTRAIDLHLKEIFRPTIQQILPKNPLHQMSDYLSLTDWNLIEEVRKWKSSRDKEKQRLGVEWDRILNRQVKWKMAFETILSIKTHEKGSTMIEAEELERKIRKVLPPSLKNVTFRVDMPGQDPRPINPLMMGEQQIYIYNPSNKKVSKEALWEFFDYIPARIYQCRIFTLNHDHDEQLSEAVEKVLGGAISSIPTNI; from the coding sequence ATGACCTGGAAACAAGCTTACGAAGGGGTCGCCATGTTTGCGGACCCCATCCATGAATATATTCCGTTTACCACTCCGACCTCGGCTCATCCTGAGGAAATGACCGAAAAAGATCTGATTGATACCCCCTGGGTTCAGCGTTTAAGATATGTTTACCAGCTTCAAAGCGCCAGATGGGTCTATCCATCGGCTGAACATACCCGTTTTCCTCATTCTATCGGCGCGATGCATATTGCCAGCCGTTTTGCGAAGCGGCTTTACCCGTCATTAAAGGCCGTCATTAAAAATCCCCCCTCAGCCGAGTATATTGAAGCGGTGTTGAGAATTGCCGCACTCCTTCACGATTCAGGACATGGTCCTTTTTGCCATTTTTTTGACCATAATTTTTTGGAACAATTTAATCTGACCCATGAAGATATCAGTCAAAAAATCATTACTGATGAGCTTGGCCCCATGATCAAGAAGATTAAAAGAAGCCCTTCGGGACCTTTTCGGGCGGGAGAAAAACTGGTTCCTGAGCAGATTGCCTTTTTAATTAAAAAAGATTATCAAAAAGATAAAAAGAATTTTCCTCAATGGCTGACCTTTCTTCAACCGTTACTGGGGGGAATTTACACCGCTGATAACCTTGATTATGTTTTAAGAGACGCTTATATGTGCGGTGTCGCGATCGGCCCTGTCGACCTCGACCGGCTGATTTACTACACTTTTTTCACCGACAAGGGGCTTACCCTTCATCGTTCCGGATTTCCTGCCCTCAGCATGTTTTTAAACAGTCGTCTTTATATGTATTCCAACGTTTATTATCACCGGACAACGCGGGCCATTGACCTTCATCTTAAAGAAATTTTTCGCCCGACGATTCAGCAGATTCTCCCTAAAAACCCTTTACATCAAATGAGCGATTATCTTTCTCTCACCGATTGGAATTTGATCGAGGAGGTGCGAAAATGGAAGTCCTCCAGAGATAAAGAAAAACAGAGGCTCGGGGTGGAATGGGATCGAATTCTCAACCGTCAGGTCAAGTGGAAGATGGCTTTTGAAACCATCCTTTCGATAAAAACTCACGAAAAAGGGAGCACGATGATTGAAGCGGAGGAACTTGAAAGAAAAATCCGGAAGGTATTGCCCCCCTCTCTGAAAAATGTGACTTTTCGAGTCGATATGCCCGGGCAGGACCCCCGGCCGATCAATCCCCTGATGATGGGGGAACAGCAGATTTATATTTACAACCCCTCCAATAAAAAAGTGTCGAAAGAAGCCTTATGGGAGTTTTTTGATTATATTCCCGCCCGTATTTATCAGTGCCGGATTTTCACCCTGAATCACGATCATGACGAACAACTCTCCGAGGCGGTCGAAAAAGTGTTGGGAGGAGCTATATCCTCCATTCCCACGAATATCTGA
- a CDS encoding ABC transporter ATP-binding protein — MIDLKNVSRTYPQGSLTVHALNEISFHIFPGEFCLLMGPSGCGKSTLLNLIGGLDQPTSGEIFFQGRSTAHLTDREWTLYRRTKIGIVFQFFNLLPTLSVYENISLPLVLNKLSRKEIDRKVFQLADRLGLLGKEARLPGDLSGGEQQRVAIARALVHSPDLLLADEPTGNLDSQMGTQILDLIRAVSKENQMTVVMASHSQEAASYGDRIIRLKDGKILS, encoded by the coding sequence ATGATTGATCTGAAGAATGTTTCTCGAACTTATCCTCAGGGTTCCCTGACAGTTCATGCTCTGAACGAAATTTCTTTTCATATTTTCCCCGGTGAGTTTTGTCTCCTCATGGGGCCGAGCGGCTGTGGAAAGAGCACCCTCTTAAATCTTATCGGGGGTTTGGACCAGCCGACTTCCGGGGAAATTTTTTTTCAGGGGCGTTCTACCGCCCACCTGACTGACCGGGAGTGGACCCTCTACCGCCGGACAAAAATCGGAATCGTCTTTCAATTTTTTAATCTGCTGCCGACCTTGTCGGTGTATGAAAACATTTCCCTTCCCCTTGTTCTCAACAAGCTTTCCCGAAAAGAAATAGACCGGAAGGTTTTTCAGCTGGCAGACCGGTTGGGCCTCCTCGGAAAAGAAGCAAGACTTCCAGGAGATCTTTCAGGGGGAGAACAACAACGGGTCGCGATTGCCCGGGCATTGGTTCATTCACCCGACCTTCTTTTGGCTGATGAGCCGACGGGGAACCTCGACTCTCAAATGGGGACGCAGATCCTCGATTTAATCAGGGCGGTTTCAAAAGAAAATCAAATGACCGTCGTGATGGCCAGCCATAGTCAGGAAGCGGCATCTTACGGAGACCGAATCATCCGGTTAAAAGACGGGAAGATTTTGTCTTAA
- a CDS encoding ABC transporter permease yields MLKLLKIWSFSHFKILKGNTLVTLLGIAFGVAIFTAIQIANQNIRDSFKWTIDQVAGKSRLEITGPDSGFSEEKIVKVREFPGVKEALPMIFQSVSVQDPITKGEEEVVVLGVDLLQQSQFPDFTIVQDEHPEFLPGMTGLLEPNSILISSFLAEHFHLRSGSVFSFTSGHKTIHTHVAGIIQEPHDLPPLYGGFFAMMDIASSQVLFNKLGKLDRIGLLVEENEPLEPLIKEIEHTLPGLMVQSPEQKNSMVDSMLGSFNLNLKALSEISILVGMFLIYNTLSLLVVRRKVEIGILRSVGLSGREVLRLVLLEALILGAIGSLIGIGLGFLISKWILKAVSLTVTSLYLKVFTQTVSFPLAAGLESLLTGIGVSLIAALIPAWEASRFLPRENLIRRGEVKNPHLSGGLALTGLFCFMVSSVLVFFPPIHPLPLFGYLAAIFLLMGLSLMTPACMFILSRFLTAPIFRNRFVFFKMAGSGFFKQPARNSISIAALMMSVSLLISVTLMIHSFRKTVDLWIDQTIKADFVIEPSGWLNPGTLSLVTPDLEEKIKKIEGIAGVDLYREDHLLYGNDPYLLNSRKLSIHQQYSRYLFTEGDSSEILKEAIDRNEILISERFSLEHHLRKGDSVTLNTPTGPASFQIGGIFYDYTTQGGKVVIDRSLYLKYWNDPLVNVLAVYLSKESIDQRRGEAIRREVEEALQKKDLLVISNQEIKSKVMAIFDQTFAITRVLEWITIFISLLGIINTLLANLLEQKREIGILRSMGATRNQIGILTLCETGWITLLGNLLGAVGGLALSLILIFVINKQSFFWSIQFDFSGMIFLRTFAIVTLTAILAGYFPARNAAGGNISEAVHYE; encoded by the coding sequence ATGCTGAAATTATTGAAAATATGGAGTTTTTCTCATTTTAAAATCTTAAAGGGGAATACGCTCGTAACGCTTTTGGGCATCGCCTTTGGCGTTGCTATTTTTACAGCGATTCAAATCGCGAACCAAAACATCCGGGACTCTTTTAAATGGACAATCGACCAGGTGGCCGGAAAAAGCCGGCTGGAAATCACCGGGCCGGATTCGGGATTTTCAGAGGAAAAGATCGTCAAGGTTCGAGAGTTCCCCGGTGTCAAAGAAGCGCTTCCCATGATTTTTCAATCCGTTTCAGTTCAGGATCCCATAACAAAAGGTGAGGAAGAGGTGGTGGTTTTGGGTGTCGACCTCCTTCAGCAGTCGCAATTTCCTGACTTTACGATCGTTCAGGACGAACACCCTGAATTCTTACCGGGGATGACCGGTTTATTAGAGCCGAATTCGATTCTTATCTCGAGTTTTCTCGCGGAACATTTTCATCTACGTTCCGGATCTGTTTTCTCTTTTACATCCGGTCACAAAACAATTCACACCCATGTCGCGGGTATCATCCAGGAACCCCATGACCTTCCTCCCCTCTACGGCGGTTTTTTCGCAATGATGGATATCGCTTCTTCCCAGGTTCTTTTTAACAAATTAGGAAAATTAGACCGGATCGGTCTTTTGGTCGAAGAAAATGAGCCCCTGGAGCCTTTAATCAAAGAGATTGAACACACCCTTCCCGGTCTCATGGTTCAAAGCCCGGAACAAAAGAACAGCATGGTCGACAGTATGCTCGGCTCTTTTAACTTGAATTTAAAAGCATTGAGTGAAATTTCCATTCTGGTCGGCATGTTTCTCATTTACAACACGCTATCTCTTTTGGTTGTCCGCCGGAAAGTGGAGATCGGAATTTTAAGGTCGGTGGGTCTATCCGGGAGAGAGGTTTTGCGCCTCGTTCTTCTCGAGGCGTTGATTTTGGGCGCAATAGGGTCTCTGATCGGGATCGGTCTTGGTTTTTTAATCTCCAAATGGATTTTAAAGGCGGTTTCTCTGACCGTCACCTCCCTTTATTTGAAAGTATTTACGCAGACGGTCTCTTTTCCTTTAGCCGCTGGACTTGAAAGTTTATTAACCGGCATCGGGGTTTCCCTTATTGCGGCCTTAATCCCGGCCTGGGAAGCTTCGCGATTCCTTCCGAGAGAAAACCTGATCCGCCGGGGTGAAGTCAAAAATCCGCACCTCTCAGGAGGATTGGCCCTGACTGGCCTGTTCTGTTTCATGGTCTCCTCAGTGCTGGTTTTTTTCCCTCCGATCCACCCCCTTCCTCTTTTCGGCTATCTGGCGGCAATTTTTCTCCTGATGGGATTGTCTCTCATGACGCCAGCCTGTATGTTTATTTTAAGCCGGTTTTTGACGGCGCCAATTTTTAGAAACCGGTTTGTTTTTTTTAAAATGGCGGGGAGCGGTTTTTTTAAACAGCCGGCCCGGAATTCAATTAGTATCGCGGCTCTCATGATGAGCGTTTCTCTTTTAATCAGCGTTACCTTAATGATCCATAGCTTTCGAAAAACCGTTGACCTTTGGATTGATCAAACGATTAAAGCCGATTTTGTGATCGAGCCCTCCGGGTGGTTAAATCCCGGGACCCTTTCCCTGGTGACGCCGGACCTGGAAGAAAAAATTAAAAAAATCGAGGGGATTGCCGGTGTCGATTTGTACCGGGAGGATCATCTTCTTTACGGCAACGACCCCTATCTTTTAAATTCGCGGAAGCTCTCAATCCATCAGCAATACAGCCGATACCTTTTTACCGAAGGCGATTCTTCCGAAATTTTAAAGGAGGCCATCGATCGAAATGAAATTTTAATTTCAGAGCGATTTTCTTTGGAACACCACCTTCGGAAAGGAGATTCGGTGACGTTAAATACCCCAACCGGTCCGGCTTCCTTTCAAATCGGGGGCATTTTTTATGATTATACGACCCAAGGCGGAAAAGTCGTGATCGACCGTTCTCTTTATTTGAAATATTGGAACGATCCATTGGTTAACGTCCTGGCCGTCTACCTTTCAAAGGAAAGCATCGATCAAAGAAGGGGTGAAGCGATCCGGAGAGAAGTCGAGGAAGCGCTTCAGAAGAAGGACCTGCTCGTCATTTCAAACCAGGAAATTAAGTCCAAAGTTATGGCCATTTTCGATCAGACCTTCGCCATTACCCGTGTTTTAGAGTGGATTACGATTTTTATTTCGCTTCTGGGAATTATCAATACTTTGCTCGCCAATCTCCTGGAGCAGAAAAGAGAGATCGGCATTTTAAGATCGATGGGGGCGACCCGGAATCAAATCGGCATTCTGACGCTCTGCGAAACCGGATGGATAACTTTATTGGGAAACCTGTTAGGGGCTGTTGGAGGGCTTGCCCTGTCGCTCATTTTAATTTTCGTTATTAATAAACAATCTTTTTTTTGGAGCATTCAATTTGATTTTTCCGGGATGATCTTTTTAAGAACTTTTGCGATTGTCACTTTGACGGCCATTTTGGCCGGATATTTTCCCGCGAGAAACGCCGCCGGGGGCAATATTTCCGAGGCCGTTCATTATGAATAA
- a CDS encoding carotenoid 1,2-hydratase, translating into MNKTAALFVLISLLAPGTGSAKEFKPALPGYSYHFPADHGSHDDYQVEWWYFTGHLTDKKGSQTGFELTFFRTGVQNDSIRGNPSKWRVENIYSAHFAISDEMEKTFWFQEKISREALGKAGAEKSHFHAWIDHWYGNEKQGVFYLGAEEGAGENKKKIELKLIPEKPLVIHGQMGVSPKDEKEINRSHYYSFTRLKTSGTLVLNGKELEVEGISWMDHEFGSSPLLPSQTGWDWFSIQLDNRTELMFYQIRNKDGSAPFSFGTLIDENGKTETLHSKDFSIRAKGRWRSPGGGSYPMGWELTLPREHLTLLLTPAIENQELNVFGGKMRYWEGSVSVSEKSSTLSGAGYVELTGYQTGFDSLFSQKGQ; encoded by the coding sequence ATGAATAAAACAGCGGCGTTATTTGTTTTAATTTCCCTGCTGGCACCCGGAACAGGGTCAGCCAAAGAGTTTAAACCGGCCCTTCCCGGCTATTCCTACCATTTTCCTGCCGATCATGGTTCTCATGATGATTATCAGGTCGAATGGTGGTATTTTACCGGCCATTTAACCGACAAAAAAGGCTCTCAGACCGGTTTTGAATTAACCTTTTTCAGGACCGGCGTTCAAAACGATTCCATTCGCGGAAATCCGTCGAAATGGCGGGTTGAGAATATTTATTCCGCCCATTTTGCCATTTCCGATGAAATGGAAAAGACGTTTTGGTTTCAAGAAAAAATAAGCCGGGAGGCATTGGGTAAGGCAGGCGCGGAAAAAAGTCATTTTCACGCCTGGATCGATCACTGGTACGGAAACGAAAAACAGGGTGTTTTTTACCTCGGAGCTGAGGAAGGGGCCGGCGAAAACAAAAAGAAAATCGAGCTAAAACTCATACCGGAAAAACCTTTGGTGATTCATGGCCAAATGGGTGTTAGCCCCAAGGATGAGAAGGAAATAAACAGGTCTCACTACTATTCCTTTACCCGGCTGAAAACCTCCGGGACATTGGTTTTAAATGGAAAAGAGCTGGAAGTGGAAGGAATCAGCTGGATGGACCACGAGTTTGGCTCCAGTCCTTTGCTTCCGAGCCAGACGGGATGGGATTGGTTTTCCATTCAACTGGATAACCGAACGGAGCTGATGTTTTACCAAATTCGGAATAAAGACGGTTCTGCCCCGTTTTCTTTTGGAACTCTGATCGATGAAAACGGGAAAACGGAAACCCTTCATTCTAAAGACTTTTCGATCAGGGCAAAGGGACGATGGCGTTCTCCGGGAGGCGGCTCCTACCCGATGGGATGGGAGCTGACCCTTCCCCGCGAACATTTAACGTTATTATTGACGCCCGCCATTGAAAATCAGGAGTTAAATGTTTTTGGAGGGAAAATGCGTTATTGGGAAGGGAGTGTGTCGGTTTCCGAAAAGTCTTCCACTCTTTCAGGGGCAGGATATGTAGAACTCACCGGTTATCAAACCGGTTTTGACAGTTTATTTTCGCAGAAGGGGCAGTAA
- the tadA gene encoding Flp pilus assembly complex ATPase component TadA, with the protein MPPKESSLLQKRKLGEILVISGILTEEQLLKALDRQKKTGKRLGEVLVELNYTSEVEIARTLGSQLGYQHVETITTIDHDILLLIPESLVKKYSVIPLRLERSGLVIAMADPLDFDTIQDLSFYCGFIIQPAIATPTVLKETIKKFYKTTHEQEDHQLIKKIILDSQKDFNDSVVQIIPEIKENGPDGLSDRRHALAPIIEMANLILAKAIKLNASDIHIEPFSNESIVRCRVDGLLHEIMQIPKWIHGALVSRIKILANLDIAIKRIPQDGEVRLKANGKEINLRISSLPSYFGEKVVIRILSQSTESLKFETLGISPPEQEKVKEMLSRKKGIILVTGPTGSGKTTTLYAMLNHINHPSINIVTVENPIEYHLHGITQIQINPEGGLTFATALRAILRQDPDVIFVGEIRDTETAQIAFRSAMTGHLVISTLHTNDAPSAVIRLLDLGIPSYMISSLLIGVMAQRLVRKICPDCKVPYAPPEEETRPFNLTRKEAQKIGFFKGKGCKSCNQTGFKGRSAVLEILPIQSKLREMISLSPTEQQFKNACKDAGVISMSENGLQKVKEGLTPFSELIRCLETDEHLDTLCGSCAHLFRNDFNLCPMCGEKPKNKCNRCNQVIQSRWNYCPFCENKLSKPV; encoded by the coding sequence ATGCCGCCCAAAGAATCATCCCTGCTGCAAAAACGGAAATTAGGAGAAATCCTGGTTATCAGCGGAATCTTGACTGAAGAGCAACTTTTAAAAGCCCTTGACCGCCAGAAGAAAACCGGAAAAAGGTTAGGAGAGGTTCTTGTTGAATTAAATTATACCTCTGAAGTAGAAATCGCCCGGACCCTGGGATCTCAGCTTGGGTACCAGCATGTCGAAACGATTACGACGATTGACCATGACATTTTGCTGCTCATTCCGGAATCCCTGGTGAAAAAATATTCTGTCATCCCTCTTCGGTTGGAAAGATCAGGATTGGTCATTGCCATGGCAGACCCGCTCGATTTTGATACCATACAGGACTTAAGTTTTTACTGCGGTTTTATCATACAACCGGCAATCGCCACGCCCACGGTGTTAAAGGAAACGATCAAAAAGTTTTACAAAACTACCCATGAGCAAGAGGATCACCAACTCATTAAAAAAATTATTCTGGACAGCCAGAAGGACTTTAATGACTCTGTCGTTCAAATTATTCCCGAAATTAAGGAAAATGGCCCGGATGGCCTTTCTGACCGGAGACATGCTCTCGCGCCGATCATTGAAATGGCAAACCTGATTCTCGCCAAAGCGATAAAGTTAAATGCCAGCGATATCCATATTGAGCCCTTCAGCAATGAATCCATCGTAAGATGCCGTGTTGACGGCCTCTTGCATGAAATCATGCAGATTCCCAAATGGATCCATGGCGCTTTAGTGTCCAGAATTAAAATTCTGGCAAACCTTGACATTGCGATAAAAAGGATTCCGCAGGACGGCGAGGTTCGCCTGAAGGCAAATGGCAAAGAGATCAATTTAAGAATTTCTTCTCTTCCGAGTTATTTTGGCGAAAAGGTGGTCATCCGGATTCTAAGCCAATCGACCGAATCGCTCAAGTTTGAAACCCTTGGAATATCGCCTCCGGAACAAGAAAAGGTTAAAGAGATGCTTTCCCGAAAAAAGGGAATCATTCTCGTCACCGGGCCAACCGGAAGCGGAAAAACAACAACATTATATGCCATGTTAAATCACATCAATCACCCTTCGATCAATATCGTTACCGTAGAAAATCCCATCGAATATCATTTGCATGGCATTACCCAGATCCAGATAAATCCTGAGGGAGGACTGACCTTCGCCACCGCTCTCCGGGCCATCTTAAGACAGGATCCCGATGTGATTTTTGTGGGCGAAATTCGTGACACGGAAACGGCGCAAATCGCCTTTCGGTCCGCCATGACCGGACATCTTGTCATTTCAACCCTTCATACGAACGACGCGCCCTCGGCCGTCATCCGTTTGTTAGACCTCGGGATTCCCAGCTATATGATTTCCTCTCTCCTGATCGGGGTCATGGCTCAGAGATTGGTTCGTAAAATTTGTCCAGACTGCAAGGTCCCTTACGCTCCGCCGGAAGAAGAGACCAGGCCGTTTAACCTGACCCGGAAAGAGGCCCAAAAAATCGGGTTTTTTAAAGGTAAAGGGTGCAAATCGTGCAATCAAACTGGTTTTAAAGGCAGGAGCGCCGTGCTCGAAATCCTCCCTATCCAATCCAAATTAAGGGAGATGATTTCTCTGAGTCCCACCGAACAGCAATTTAAAAATGCCTGCAAGGATGCGGGAGTTATTTCGATGAGCGAAAACGGCCTTCAAAAAGTAAAAGAAGGTTTAACCCCATTTTCTGAATTGATTCGTTGTCTCGAAACCGATGAGCATTTAGACACCTTATGCGGAAGTTGCGCGCATCTTTTTAGAAATGATTTCAATCTCTGTCCCATGTGCGGAGAAAAACCCAAAAATAAATGCAATCGGTGCAATCAGGTGATCCAATCCAGGTGGAATTACTGCCCCTTCTGCGAAAATAAACTGTCAAAACCGGTTTGA